In Falco biarmicus isolate bFalBia1 chromosome 7, bFalBia1.pri, whole genome shotgun sequence, a single window of DNA contains:
- the BAG5 gene encoding BAG family molecular chaperone regulator 5, whose protein sequence is MDMGNQHPSIKRLHEIQKEVKEIEQQVVVFSGLSTDRDYKKLERSLTKQLFEIDSVDTEGKGDIQQARKRAAQETERLLKELEQNANHPRRLEIEAIFKEAQSLVEREITPFYEGGNCISDEFEEGIQDIVLRLTQVKTGGKVSLRKARYRTLTKVCAVQEIIESGVKQQLSLPLSNDAHPSVSKINSVMCDVNKARGTLIALLMGVSSNDTCKHLSCVLTGLIADLDALDVCGHTEIRNYRKEVVEEINKLQKYLDLEEEANSTHAYDLAQNQSILKIEEIRKKMKEVNSLLLKTENASDLYLGSKAELQGLIAHLDEVSPGKNPCIREARRRAVIEVQTLITYIDLKEALEKRQMYSEQTAAEHQSHKAVWTVLGNLSQIQQEVISFDGNRTDKNYMRLEELLTKQLLALDAVDPQGDERCKAARKQAVKLAQNILYYLDMKTDEWEY, encoded by the coding sequence atggatATGGGTAACCAACACCCATCCATAAAACGGTTGCATGAAATACAGAAGGAAGTCAAAGAGATTGAACAGCAAGTGGTTGTCTTCAGTGGTCTCTCTACTGATCGAGATTACAAGAAATTAGAAAGGAGTCTTACTAAACAGCTCTTTGAGATTGATTCTGTAGACACCGAAGGAAAGGGGGATATTCAGCAAGCCAGGAAGAGAGCTGCTCAGGAAACAGAGAGGCTGCTTAAGGAACTGGAACAAAATGCAAACCATCCGCGCAGACTGGAAATAGAGGCTATATTCAAGGAGGCACAGTCACTTGTGGAACGTGAGATCACACCTTTTTACGAAGGAGGTAACTGTATAAGCGACGAATTTGAAGAAGGTATTCAGGACATTGTGTTGAGGCTTACCCAGGTGAAAACCGGAGGGAAAGTTTCTTTACGCAAAGCAAGATATCGCACTCTGACAAAAGTATGTGCTGTTCAGGAGATTATAGAAAGCGGTGTAAAGCAACAGCTGTCCCTGCCACTCTCTAATGATGCGCATCCTTCGGTCTCCAAAATTAACTCTGTAATGTGTGATGTGAACAAAGCAAGAGGAACTCTTATTGCGCTTCTCATGGGAGTGAGTAGTAATGATACCTGCAAGCATCTGTCCTGTGTGCTTACAGGCCTCATTGCTGATTTGGATGCTTTAGATGTCTGTGGTCACACGGAAATaagaaattacagaaaggaAGTCGTAGAAGAGATCAATAAATTGCAGAAGTACCTGGACTTGGAAGAAGAAGCAAATTCTACTCACGCTTATGATTTGGCACAAAACCAGTCCATTCTAAAAATAGAAGAGATCCgtaagaaaatgaaggaagttaattcattacttttaaaaacagaaaatgcttctgATTTGTATTTAGGATCCAAAGCAGAATTGCAGGGGTTAATTGCCCACTTAGATGAGGTGAGTCCAGGAAAAAACCCTTGTATTAGAGAAGCCAGGAGAAGAGCAGTAATAGAAGTTCAAACTCTTATAACATACATTGATTTGAAGGAAGCActtgaaaaaaggcaaatgtatTCTGAGCAAACTGCTGCCGAACATCAGTCTCATAAAGCAGTTTGGACTGTTCTTGGAAACTTGTCTCAAATTCAGCAGGAGGTGATTTCATTTGATGGAAACAGAACGGATAAAAATTACATGAGATTGGAAGAACTTCTTACGAAACAACTTCTAGCACTTGATGCTGTTGATCCACAAGGTGACGAGCGGTGTAAGGCTGCCAGAAAGCAAGCAGTAAAGCTTGCGCAGAATATTCTTTACTATCTGGACATGAAAACAGATGAATGGGAATACTGA